The proteins below are encoded in one region of candidate division WOR-3 bacterium:
- a CDS encoding FG-GAP-like repeat-containing protein, whose product MTILLILPLLLSNFVEKWYLPQGVSGFGNTVMQVIDTDRDTHLEFIFTTYGSWPPYVYIFELHLPNDWQVDSVPLVGGDLLWDSGDFDNDGLYDLALQFHIETPSLADGIMIYESVDSFSYPTEEVWRDTVGFPLVTPICVHDIDQDGLPEIAKVCGYYTDLEIYESIGNNLYEHVTTVITAATHTSMSTLAFGDFDSDNQNEFVWGYSGGEYSIWECTGNNTYQEVLLQQLPTLNIRDCFSVPDADGDGKMEFVVKGYVIPSAEIHAFIFEATGDNTYEIIKTFTLWGGDYYGGYSDVGDVDGDSIPEIALEGRQTIHIIKAAGNDSFYVWETLPGNVSGSSVRVYDVDGNGLSEVIISGNNQTKIYEYQVGIAEDNESSRPLNTMEVHPNPFKNILDIRFDAQYEGEITVNVYDVSGRLIKNLHCGSIQGNEMFTWQGDDNDGRQTPQGVYFVRIEYPGLEQILCEKIIRMK is encoded by the coding sequence ATGACGATTCTCTTGATACTTCCATTACTGCTCAGCAATTTCGTTGAGAAATGGTATTTGCCTCAAGGAGTTAGTGGTTTCGGCAATACTGTAATGCAGGTTATAGATACTGATCGAGATACGCATCTTGAGTTTATTTTCACGACTTATGGCAGTTGGCCGCCTTATGTCTATATTTTCGAGCTGCACTTGCCTAATGATTGGCAGGTTGATTCCGTTCCGCTGGTTGGTGGCGATCTGCTCTGGGACTCCGGTGATTTTGATAACGATGGTTTATATGATCTAGCACTTCAGTTTCATATTGAGACTCCATCATTGGCTGACGGCATAATGATCTACGAATCCGTCGATTCTTTTTCCTATCCTACTGAGGAGGTGTGGCGGGATACAGTGGGGTTTCCATTGGTTACGCCAATCTGTGTTCATGATATTGATCAAGATGGTCTGCCGGAAATCGCGAAAGTATGTGGTTATTACACTGACTTGGAAATTTATGAATCCATCGGCAATAATCTTTACGAACATGTCACTACAGTCATAACCGCCGCAACACATACTTCAATGTCTACGCTTGCTTTTGGTGACTTTGATTCGGATAATCAGAACGAATTTGTCTGGGGTTACTCCGGTGGTGAATATAGCATCTGGGAGTGTACTGGCAATAATACGTATCAAGAAGTTCTTCTCCAGCAACTTCCGACACTCAACATTAGGGACTGTTTTTCTGTTCCTGACGCCGATGGTGACGGTAAGATGGAATTTGTGGTTAAGGGATATGTGATCCCAAGTGCTGAGATTCATGCTTTCATCTTTGAAGCAACAGGTGATAATACCTATGAGATCATCAAGACCTTCACATTATGGGGTGGTGATTACTATGGTGGTTATTCAGACGTTGGTGATGTGGATGGCGATAGTATCCCGGAAATTGCCCTGGAGGGAAGACAGACCATCCATATCATCAAAGCGGCCGGTAATGATTCATTCTATGTCTGGGAAACCTTACCGGGCAACGTCAGCGGTTCGAGTGTGCGTGTGTATGATGTCGATGGTAATGGGTTATCTGAGGTGATAATTTCCGGCAATAACCAGACGAAGATCTATGAATATCAAGTTGGAATAGCAGAAGACAATGAATCATCGCGTCCTTTGAACACTATGGAAGTTCACCCCAATCCGTTCAAGAATATTCTGGACATCAGATTTGATGCTCAATATGAAGGTGAGATTACTGTGAATGTTTATGATGTTTCGGGCAGGTTGATCAAAAATCTCCATTGTGGATCTATTCAGGGTAACGAAATGTTCACCTGGCAAGGTGACGATAACGATGGTAGACAGACACCCCAAGGCGTTTATTTTGTCAGGATCGAATATCCTGGGTTGGAACAAATCTTATGTGAGAAAATCATTAGAATGAAGTAA